GCCGGTTAACTTCCGCCAGAGTTTTTGCCGGAATAATAAACTTCGTCTCTTTCTGGCCGCCTTCAGCCGGAATCTTATTAACCGACAGCCGGAAACCATCGGTTGCCGCCAGGGTTAAACCAACTTCGTCGCTGCTAAACAAAACTCCCGTCAAAACCGCCCGGCTTTCATCCTGGCCAGCCGCAAAAGCTACTTTACTGACACCTTCCTGGAACGCCTTTTTGTCTATTTTCCACTGGGCTTTAGTCTTTTCTTCCGGTACCAGCTTAGGAAACTCTGTCGCCGGGGTCCCGGCAATTTTCCCTTTAAATTTACCCCCGGAAAGGGTCAAGACGCCGTCCTTTTGGCTTATGGTAAGTTTCTCTGCCGGCAAGCCTGCTACCAGCTCTAAAAAGGTCCGTCCCGGCACGGTGTATTCTCCAGCTGCTTCAATTTTAGCCCCAATAGAGGTCATGATTGTGGTTTCCAGGTTTGAGGCAGTAATCTGCAATTGCCCGGTTTCCGTGCGCAGAAGAATATTAGAAAGAATCGCCACCTGCGGCCGGCTGGCTAAAACCCGGGCAACGGTGTTTAGTCCCCGGTTAAGATTTTCCTGAAGAACTTCCAGCTCCATCGTCCCCAATATACGATCTTAATAGTTTTTTTGCAACTTTCGTCTTTTTCTATTTCCAACTAGTAGTAACAGTAGTAGGCATTGTGAGTAAGTGACTAAAAACGGCGGGAACTGTGTATAGATTGTCTGTTACGGATTTTTTTCGTTGTGGATATCTCTTAGGGGTGATTGTGAATATCTTTGAGGACAAACCTTCGGGGTTTGGGGATAAGTTGATAAGTTTTGGGGTTCTCCACTTATCCACAACTAGTTAAAAAAATATTCAGGAGTTATCCACAACTAGTTAACCAGGAGTTGTTGGAGTTGTTCTACTTCACCTCGGATACGCTCGTTGGTTTCTAATAAAGCCGAAACTTTGTTAACGCCATGAATGATTGTGGTGTGGTCCCGGCCGCCGAGATAGTCGGCAATTTCTTCATAGGTCATTCCTCCCTTGTGGCGCAGGAGATACATGAGGATTTGCCGGGGTACGGCAATAGGCTTATCTCGCTTTTCGCCTTTAATAAGCTTTATTGGTAACTCGTAAAAAGCGCACACCCGGTCAACGATCAGCCGGGCGTCCAGCCTGGTTACCGCCTGAGCGGGAGTTTCTTTAATCTCCAGCACCTTTAGGACCAGTTCCGGAGTAAGTTCCAGTTTGTTTGCTTGAGCAGCCATAAGAATTTTTTGTAAGGCTCCCTCGAGAGACCGGATATTATCCACATTACTGGCAATAGAAAAGGCCACACTATTGGATAGTTCAATTCCTCGTTTACGAGCTTTCTGCATACAGATAGCCGTCTTTAATTCTGAATCCGGTGTGGATATGTCGGCCACCATCCCGCCTTCAAACCGGCTGCGTAAGCGGTCGGCCAGATCAGCAATATCGGCGGGCTTGCGGTCGGAAGTCATGACAATCTGGCCGCCGTTTTGGGAAATGGCGTTAAAGGTATGGAAAAATTCTTCCTGGGCGGTATCTTTACCGGAAAGAAACTGGATATCATCTATTAGTAAGGCGTCAGCCGACCGGTACCTTTCCTTAAATTCGGCCGTGTTTTTCGAGCGGATGCCGGCAATAATTTCGTTGGTAAACTGCTCGCCGGGGGCAAAAATAATTTTAGCCCGCGGGTTTTTACGAAGTATCTCGTGGCCTACTGCCTGCATAAGGTGAGTTTTGCCCACGCCTACCCCGCCCCAAATAAACAGCGGGTTATAGTTTTTGCCGGGGTTTTGAGCCGTGGCCGTCGCG
The Patescibacteria group bacterium genome window above contains:
- the dnaN gene encoding DNA polymerase III subunit beta; the protein is MELEVLQENLNRGLNTVARVLASRPQVAILSNILLRTETGQLQITASNLETTIMTSIGAKIEAAGEYTVPGRTFLELVAGLPAEKLTISQKDGVLTLSGGKFKGKIAGTPATEFPKLVPEEKTKAQWKIDKKAFQEGVSKVAFAAGQDESRAVLTGVLFSSDEVGLTLAATDGFRLSVNKIPAEGGQKETKFIIPAKTLAEVNRLLGEEKGENEKAFLMIYLPEINQVAFDLGEIKIYSRLIAGNFPDYEKIIPANSTIQVTAATEEFSKAIKLASIFARDSANIVKLKIDKGKLKISANAPEVGENESEIDITVKKGADEEFVVAFNYRYLLDLFVAVGSTELIIDFNGPLTAGVFRLPKDDNFLHIIMPVRVQG
- the dnaA gene encoding chromosomal replication initiator protein DnaA; amino-acid sequence: MNNDQLHDLWKATLGELEVELGKNNFGIYLKNSTLLSLENGVAKLGFKNKGVAQSTSSRYYSLIQNSLQKISTVSPLSLVFDVDTSLQSQTTPEAKTEPGPLFAQPKEDKQELLDAIKRCHLRPDFTFEEFCVSTSNQLAFAAATATAQNPGKNYNPLFIWGGVGVGKTHLMQAVGHEILRKNPRAKIIFAPGEQFTNEIIAGIRSKNTAEFKERYRSADALLIDDIQFLSGKDTAQEEFFHTFNAISQNGGQIVMTSDRKPADIADLADRLRSRFEGGMVADISTPDSELKTAICMQKARKRGIELSNSVAFSIASNVDNIRSLEGALQKILMAAQANKLELTPELVLKVLEIKETPAQAVTRLDARLIVDRVCAFYELPIKLIKGEKRDKPIAVPRQILMYLLRHKGGMTYEEIADYLGGRDHTTIIHGVNKVSALLETNERIRGEVEQLQQLLVN